One region of candidate division WOR-3 bacterium genomic DNA includes:
- the mutM gene encoding bifunctional DNA-formamidopyrimidine glycosylase/DNA-(apurinic or apyrimidinic site) lyase, producing MQQKEKRVGEEVEKALRREITLPELPEVETIRRELSRRIINKRIISCSILRKEVIEYPGPASFRKSITGEEITAVIRRAKYLIIELTNQKRLIFHLRLSGTVLLKKPGCAPERFTRVIIGLNGLQLFFNEPRVLGRIYLQHRNKRYKIPKGLYTLGYEPISPEFDFNYLRSKIKGRKARIKSLLLDQHICAGVGNIYSDEALFHAGITPLRRADRLTTEEILKLVFSLKDVLNKAIDNFGTSVSDYHRIDGEEGNFQKYLYVYSREGEPCRICGTEIALTKISNRSTRFCPKCQK from the coding sequence ATTCAACAAAAAGAAAAAAGAGTGGGAGAAGAAGTTGAAAAAGCTCTTCGGAGGGAAATAACCTTGCCTGAACTTCCTGAAGTCGAGACGATAAGGCGTGAGTTGTCGCGAAGGATAATAAACAAGCGGATTATATCCTGCAGCATATTACGTAAGGAGGTAATCGAATATCCCGGTCCCGCGTCGTTCCGCAAGTCGATAACAGGTGAAGAGATAACCGCGGTCATCCGTAGAGCCAAATACCTGATCATCGAATTGACGAATCAAAAGAGGTTGATCTTTCATCTTCGTCTCTCCGGGACCGTGTTGTTGAAAAAACCAGGTTGTGCGCCAGAGCGTTTCACGCGGGTGATAATCGGTTTGAACGGTCTTCAGCTCTTCTTCAATGAGCCGCGTGTACTCGGCAGGATATATCTGCAACACCGAAACAAACGGTATAAGATTCCAAAAGGTCTCTATACCCTGGGTTATGAACCGATCTCCCCTGAGTTCGATTTCAATTATTTACGGAGTAAGATTAAAGGCAGAAAAGCCCGGATAAAGTCACTGCTTCTGGACCAGCATATATGCGCCGGTGTCGGAAACATCTATTCTGATGAAGCCCTGTTCCATGCCGGAATCACTCCTCTGCGGAGAGCGGACAGGCTGACGACCGAAGAGATTCTTAAACTCGTCTTTTCCCTTAAGGACGTCTTGAACAAGGCGATCGATAATTTCGGTACTTCGGTCTCGGATTATCATCGGATCGACGGAGAGGAAGGGAATTTCCAAAAATATCTGTATGTCTATTCCCGGGAAGGCGAGCCGTGCCGTATCTGCGGTACAGAAATCGCACTCACCAAAATCAGCAACCGAAGTACGCGATTCTGCCCGAAGTGTCAGAAATAA
- a CDS encoding valine--tRNA ligase, whose product MNEFPSRYSPEGIEDKWYDFWIKEKLFTPDRNSKKKTYTIVIPPPNVTGRLTLGHTLNNSMQDILIRYKKLAGYEVLWVAGMDHAGIATQVKVEEERLIKKGLKKEDLGREKFVAEIWKWKEEYAGVIREQLKKMGCALDWSRECFTLSDDYSKKVIKVFVELYKKGLIYRGEYIINWCPRCLTALSDEQVETEEEPGKLYYIRYPIVGTDEVITVATTRPETMLGDTAVCVNPKDRRYKKLVGKKVLLPIMEREIPIIADDYVDPDFGTGALKVTPAHDPFDFELAEKHNLEFINIMNPDATLNENTNEFNGLDRYAARKRIIELLKSKSLLDKIEDYRLPLAKCERCKTAVEPRISKQWFVKMKPLARPAMRVVKNGRIKIHPQRWVNLYNHWLENVRDWCISRQLWWGHRIPVYYCSKCYKYDDPKMTRRKTGRRVKGMVVSAVKPKKCPDCGSSKIYQDEDVLDTWFSSWLWPFATLGWPKKTKDYTRFYPTQTLVTGWDIIYLWVARMIMAGLKFTGKIPFSDVVFHPMIRDEKGRKMSKSLGNSPEPMDLIGKYGADALRFGLQLITPREQDVLFSEQAIDVGRKFCNKLWNASRLIWLNYRDHKDTLPRTLSVYDEWILFEFNKLLEKLKDHYLSFELNQIAREMYDFVWHTFCDWYLEIIKINGSKNVAKYLIKQIIIILHPFIPFITEEIYHKFNFPKKSIFLERWPETTEIKEDVSNVILMKELIEEIRNVRGLFNITPKEKLDAVLDTGTNFKNFLKTNGAVLKKLAGLNDFKFADSVSQPAASIIMPSVKCFLILSGINIDKEKSRLQKEIESLSKRINEIKYRMNNPNYISKASEETQKRERQRLEDFLKKKEGIEKAIEKL is encoded by the coding sequence ATGAATGAATTCCCCAGCAGATATTCGCCCGAAGGAATAGAAGATAAGTGGTACGACTTCTGGATAAAAGAGAAATTATTCACTCCTGACCGAAATTCGAAGAAAAAGACCTATACGATAGTCATCCCACCGCCCAATGTAACCGGCCGTTTGACCCTCGGCCATACCCTCAATAATTCGATGCAGGATATTCTTATAAGGTACAAGAAACTTGCAGGTTACGAAGTTCTCTGGGTCGCAGGTATGGACCATGCCGGCATCGCCACCCAGGTGAAGGTCGAAGAAGAGAGATTGATAAAAAAAGGGCTCAAGAAAGAAGATCTGGGCAGGGAGAAGTTCGTTGCGGAAATATGGAAATGGAAAGAGGAATACGCCGGGGTCATCAGAGAACAACTGAAAAAGATGGGGTGCGCTCTCGACTGGTCCAGAGAGTGTTTCACCCTTTCCGATGATTATTCCAAAAAAGTGATAAAGGTCTTTGTCGAACTCTATAAAAAAGGTTTAATCTACCGGGGGGAATATATCATCAACTGGTGCCCGCGCTGTCTCACCGCTTTGTCCGATGAACAGGTCGAGACCGAAGAAGAACCCGGAAAACTCTATTATATCAGGTATCCGATCGTGGGAACGGATGAGGTCATCACGGTCGCGACGACAAGGCCAGAAACAATGCTCGGCGATACCGCCGTATGCGTGAATCCGAAAGACAGACGATATAAGAAATTGGTCGGCAAAAAGGTTCTTCTGCCCATAATGGAACGCGAAATTCCGATCATTGCCGATGACTACGTGGATCCGGATTTCGGCACAGGCGCCCTGAAGGTCACACCCGCCCATGACCCGTTCGATTTCGAACTTGCTGAAAAACATAATCTTGAATTCATCAACATAATGAATCCCGACGCCACCCTCAATGAAAACACGAATGAATTCAATGGGCTGGATAGATATGCGGCACGTAAGCGGATAATCGAACTCTTGAAGTCGAAATCACTACTGGATAAGATCGAGGATTACAGACTGCCTCTGGCAAAGTGTGAGCGATGCAAAACCGCTGTTGAGCCGAGGATTTCAAAACAGTGGTTCGTGAAGATGAAACCGCTCGCCCGCCCCGCAATGAGGGTGGTGAAAAACGGTCGAATAAAAATTCATCCTCAACGATGGGTGAATCTATATAATCACTGGCTTGAGAACGTGCGTGACTGGTGTATTTCCCGTCAGTTGTGGTGGGGTCACAGGATCCCCGTCTATTACTGCAGCAAGTGTTATAAATATGATGATCCGAAGATGACCAGACGGAAAACAGGCAGAAGGGTGAAGGGTATGGTTGTTTCCGCGGTCAAACCGAAAAAATGTCCGGATTGCGGTTCGAGTAAGATATATCAGGACGAGGATGTTCTCGACACCTGGTTCAGCTCCTGGCTCTGGCCGTTCGCCACTCTGGGTTGGCCTAAAAAGACAAAAGACTACACCCGTTTTTATCCCACCCAAACTTTGGTGACCGGCTGGGATATCATTTACCTCTGGGTGGCGCGGATGATAATGGCCGGTCTGAAATTCACAGGAAAGATTCCTTTCAGTGACGTCGTTTTTCATCCGATGATCCGCGATGAAAAAGGAAGAAAGATGTCCAAGAGTCTCGGCAATTCTCCGGAACCGATGGATTTGATCGGCAAATACGGCGCCGATGCTCTACGATTCGGTCTGCAGCTCATTACACCGCGGGAGCAGGATGTGCTCTTTTCCGAACAGGCGATCGACGTCGGAAGAAAATTCTGTAATAAGTTATGGAACGCCTCCCGGTTGATCTGGCTTAATTATCGAGACCATAAAGACACTCTGCCCCGTACCCTTTCGGTTTATGATGAATGGATTCTTTTTGAATTCAATAAACTTCTTGAAAAACTCAAGGATCATTATCTTTCTTTTGAACTGAATCAAATTGCACGTGAGATGTATGATTTCGTCTGGCATACTTTTTGTGATTGGTATCTTGAAATCATCAAGATCAACGGTTCGAAGAATGTCGCAAAATATCTCATCAAACAGATAATAATAATATTGCATCCATTCATACCCTTCATTACCGAGGAGATCTATCACAAGTTCAACTTTCCTAAAAAGAGCATCTTTCTCGAAAGATGGCCGGAAACAACAGAGATAAAAGAGGATGTCTCAAACGTAATCCTGATGAAAGAATTGATAGAAGAGATCAGAAACGTACGGGGGTTGTTCAATATCACGCCAAAGGAAAAGCTCGACGCCGTACTCGACACCGGGACAAATTTCAAAAACTTCCTCAAAACCAACGGCGCCGTTCTGAAGAAACTTGCAGGATTGAACGACTTTAAATTTGCCGACTCGGTTTCACAACCGGCTGCAAGCATCATTATGCCGTCAGTCAAATGTTTCCTCATATTATCCGGTATCAACATCGATAAAGAAAAGAGCCGTCTGCAAAAAGAGATTGAATCACTCTCAAAGAGAATAAACGAAATAAAGTATCGGATGAACAATCCGAATTATATCAGTAAAGCAAGTGAAGAGACCCAAAAGAGAGAACGGCAGCGGCTTGAAGACTTTTTGAAGAAAAAAGAAGGTATTGAAAAAGCCATAGAGAAATTATGA
- a CDS encoding competence protein yields MEEKKYENYIEKIVREELKKLYEKDETLCKCDKCFQDIMTLTLNNLPPMYVSSDVGHIVTMYNLTKDQLQAQVMVELLKAVEQVKKSPKH; encoded by the coding sequence ATGGAAGAAAAAAAATATGAAAATTATATTGAAAAGATCGTCCGTGAAGAATTAAAAAAATTGTACGAAAAAGATGAGACTTTATGCAAATGCGACAAGTGTTTTCAGGATATAATGACATTGACTTTGAATAACCTGCCGCCTATGTATGTATCGAGCGACGTGGGTCACATCGTGACGATGTATAATTTGACAAAGGACCAACTTCAGGCACAGGTAATGGTGGAATTACTCAAGGCTGTCGAACAGGTCAAAAAGAGTCCGAAACACTGA